A window of Fluoribacter dumoffii NY 23 contains these coding sequences:
- the aroE gene encoding shikimate dehydrogenase: MSQRFAVIGNPVAHSLSPIIHQRFAKQLNVQLTYEKIKADEQSFERLVSDFFAQAGKGLNVTLPFKQRAFEMAQQCSVRCQKAGAANTLWIKDNQLHADNTDGIGFIRDLNRYFSVADKRVLILGAGGAARGIVHPLLDQHPLELIVANRTLAKTKEFQGAFPQTKCISFNEIKGQFDLVINATSASLVGEFVGLPAGCMSTKPFCYDLAYKQHAPTVFVQYAQESGCQAADGLGMLVEQAAEAFFIWHRIMPATEEVLTFLRTACEDKG, translated from the coding sequence ATGTCTCAACGTTTTGCAGTGATTGGTAATCCTGTGGCGCATAGTTTATCTCCGATAATTCATCAACGTTTTGCTAAGCAGCTAAACGTGCAACTGACCTATGAGAAAATCAAGGCAGATGAGCAATCCTTTGAGCGGTTAGTATCTGACTTTTTTGCTCAGGCTGGCAAGGGGCTCAATGTTACCTTGCCCTTCAAACAACGAGCTTTTGAAATGGCACAGCAATGCAGTGTCCGTTGTCAGAAAGCCGGTGCTGCTAATACGTTATGGATAAAAGACAACCAGTTACATGCCGATAATACCGATGGCATTGGTTTTATTCGTGATTTGAATCGCTATTTCAGTGTGGCAGATAAGCGAGTATTGATCTTGGGTGCAGGAGGCGCTGCACGCGGAATAGTACACCCTCTATTAGATCAGCATCCTTTGGAGTTAATCGTAGCAAACCGTACTTTGGCTAAAACAAAAGAATTTCAAGGAGCGTTTCCGCAAACAAAATGTATATCATTTAATGAAATTAAGGGCCAATTTGATTTGGTAATCAATGCAACATCAGCAAGTTTGGTTGGGGAGTTTGTGGGGCTACCTGCTGGATGTATGTCCACAAAACCCTTTTGTTATGACTTGGCGTACAAACAGCATGCACCTACAGTTTTTGTCCAATATGCGCAAGAATCCGGATGCCAAGCTGCAGATGGTTTAGGGATGCTGGTCGAGCAGGCTGCAGAGGCCTTTTTTATTTGGCACAGGATTATGCCCGCAACTGAAGAGGTTTTGACGTTTTTGCGCACAGCATGTGAAGACAAAGGCTAG
- a CDS encoding patatin-like phospholipase family protein: MSKKALYLAGGGARGAYQAGVLKAIGHILQVKTLPFEMVSGVSVGSMNAAVLAENADDFPTALDKLETIWSEIHCQQVYRASNLALSKSVVRNMSTMMIKQRQAAHLLDTTPLKQMIADGLDFTKIAQNINNGFLETLEIISNCYETRQTISFYEHNNPEFTDWNYPRHGSKRVSFQAEHILASSALPLFFPTVLLDGFHYGDGSVGLAAPLRGSIRFEVDKILILGTRALPTFVEQENLRNHEDIPFSHIFGNMLNALFLDNLDRDIEMVNRMNEIAMLLSMWKKRRSPWRPITTLHLRPSKDLAPLAQTHFKALPTLLRYLLNFLGEKKHSGDLLSFVLFESDFTRELLELGFQDTINNAKEVLAFFE, encoded by the coding sequence ATGTCTAAAAAAGCCCTTTATTTGGCAGGTGGCGGCGCTCGAGGCGCCTATCAAGCAGGTGTCCTGAAAGCGATAGGTCATATTTTACAAGTTAAAACCTTACCCTTTGAAATGGTCAGTGGAGTTAGCGTAGGCAGTATGAATGCGGCTGTACTTGCTGAAAATGCCGATGACTTTCCAACAGCACTGGATAAACTGGAAACTATTTGGAGTGAAATTCATTGCCAACAGGTGTATCGGGCCAGTAATTTGGCTTTAAGCAAATCGGTTGTCCGTAATATGAGTACGATGATGATTAAGCAACGGCAGGCAGCTCATTTATTGGATACCACCCCACTGAAACAAATGATTGCCGATGGTCTTGATTTCACCAAAATAGCTCAGAATATCAATAATGGCTTTCTCGAAACTTTGGAAATAATCAGTAATTGTTATGAAACACGGCAAACAATTTCTTTTTATGAGCACAATAACCCTGAATTTACCGACTGGAATTATCCACGACATGGTAGCAAGCGCGTCAGTTTCCAGGCAGAACATATTTTAGCCTCGAGCGCTCTGCCTTTATTTTTTCCAACAGTTCTGCTCGATGGTTTTCATTACGGAGATGGAAGTGTGGGGCTTGCCGCCCCCCTGCGTGGGTCTATTCGTTTCGAGGTAGATAAAATTCTTATTCTTGGAACGCGAGCCCTGCCTACATTTGTAGAACAGGAGAATTTGCGTAACCATGAGGATATTCCTTTTTCACATATTTTCGGAAATATGTTAAACGCACTGTTCCTGGATAATCTCGACCGTGACATTGAAATGGTCAACCGCATGAACGAAATTGCCATGTTGCTATCCATGTGGAAAAAACGCCGCTCTCCGTGGCGACCGATTACTACATTGCATTTGCGTCCCAGCAAAGACCTGGCTCCTTTGGCTCAAACCCACTTTAAAGCCTTGCCGACCTTGCTAAGATATCTCCTTAATTTTTTGGGAGAAAAAAAACATTCCGGCGATCTATTGAGTTTCGTGCTTTTTGAAAGTGATTTCACAAGAGAATTGCTTGAACTAGGTTTTCAAGACACCATCAATAATGCCAAGGAAGTCTTGGCATTTTTTGAATAG